A genomic segment from Barrientosiimonas humi encodes:
- a CDS encoding NAD(P)/FAD-dependent oxidoreductase, whose product MTDTATQSDTQPLDDARAWTEQLQTALEAGDVAAALEQFADDCFWRDLISMTWNLHTAEGKDAVGAMLREVGQGAWPRSIEVTGADEADGVTTLDFTFENDTFNGKGIARLRDGRCWTFLTSAQELKDHPEPKGRRRIFGAEHGVNVSKDNWLDRRKARVASFGKDEQPYVLVVGGGQGGIGLGARLKRLGVNALVVDRYPRPGDQWRSRYHSLCLHDPVWYDHLPYLPFPDDWPVFSPKDKIADWLESYVKIMELDYWSSTEAKSAQFDEESGTWEVRVDRDGEEIVLRPTHLVMATGMSGLPNQPEIPGQERFKGDVHHSSKHPGGGPYRGKKAVVIGSNNSAHDICADLWENGADVTMLQRSTTHIVRSDSLMEHVLGPLYSEDAVESGVDHETADLIFASIPYQVLNEFQKPAFDAIREQDKEFYDRLEKAGFMLDFGAEDSGLFLKYLRRGSGYYIDIGASDLIASGDIKLVAPAEVKELTEDAVVLTDGTELPADLVVLATGYGSMNGWAAQLIDQDTADRVGKVWGLGSDTPKDPGPWEGELRNMWKPTQVSNLWFHGGNLHQSRHYSKYLAMQLKARQEGMDTPVYALAESHHTG is encoded by the coding sequence ATGACCGACACCGCGACGCAGAGCGACACCCAGCCCCTGGACGACGCGCGGGCGTGGACCGAGCAGCTGCAGACCGCCCTGGAGGCCGGCGACGTCGCCGCGGCCCTCGAGCAGTTCGCCGACGACTGCTTCTGGCGAGACCTGATCTCGATGACCTGGAACCTGCACACCGCCGAGGGCAAGGACGCCGTCGGCGCCATGCTGCGCGAGGTGGGCCAGGGGGCCTGGCCGCGCTCGATCGAGGTGACCGGCGCCGACGAGGCCGACGGCGTGACCACGCTCGACTTCACCTTCGAGAACGACACCTTCAACGGCAAGGGCATCGCCCGGCTGCGCGACGGCCGCTGCTGGACCTTCCTCACCTCCGCCCAGGAGCTGAAGGACCACCCCGAGCCCAAGGGCCGCCGCCGCATCTTCGGCGCCGAGCACGGGGTCAACGTCAGCAAGGACAACTGGCTCGACCGGCGCAAGGCCCGGGTGGCCTCGTTCGGGAAGGACGAGCAGCCGTACGTCCTCGTCGTCGGAGGCGGTCAGGGCGGCATCGGCCTCGGGGCCAGGCTCAAGCGGCTGGGCGTGAACGCCCTTGTCGTGGACCGGTATCCGCGGCCCGGCGACCAGTGGCGCAGCCGATACCACTCGCTGTGCCTGCACGACCCGGTCTGGTACGACCACCTGCCCTACCTGCCGTTCCCCGACGACTGGCCGGTGTTCTCCCCGAAGGACAAGATCGCCGACTGGCTGGAGTCCTACGTCAAGATCATGGAGCTGGACTACTGGTCCAGCACCGAGGCCAAGAGCGCGCAGTTCGACGAGGAGTCCGGCACCTGGGAGGTGCGGGTCGACCGCGACGGCGAGGAGATCGTGCTGCGCCCGACCCACCTGGTCATGGCCACCGGCATGTCGGGGCTGCCGAACCAGCCCGAGATCCCGGGGCAGGAGCGGTTCAAGGGCGACGTGCACCACAGCTCCAAGCACCCTGGCGGCGGCCCGTACCGCGGCAAGAAGGCGGTGGTCATCGGCTCGAACAACTCCGCCCACGACATCTGCGCCGACCTGTGGGAGAACGGCGCCGACGTGACGATGCTGCAGCGCTCGACCACGCACATCGTGCGGTCCGACTCGCTGATGGAGCACGTGCTCGGCCCGCTCTACTCCGAGGACGCGGTCGAGTCCGGCGTCGACCACGAGACGGCCGACCTGATCTTCGCCTCCATCCCCTACCAGGTGCTGAACGAGTTCCAGAAGCCCGCGTTCGACGCGATCCGCGAGCAGGACAAGGAGTTCTACGACCGGCTCGAGAAGGCGGGGTTCATGCTCGACTTCGGCGCCGAAGACTCGGGGCTGTTCCTGAAGTACCTGCGGCGCGGCTCGGGCTACTACATCGACATCGGCGCCTCCGACCTCATCGCGTCGGGCGACATCAAGCTCGTCGCGCCCGCCGAGGTCAAGGAGCTCACCGAGGACGCGGTCGTGCTCACCGACGGCACCGAGCTGCCGGCCGACCTGGTGGTGCTCGCGACCGGCTACGGGTCGATGAACGGCTGGGCGGCCCAGCTGATCGACCAGGACACCGCCGACCGGGTCGGCAAGGTGTGGGGCCTGGGCTCCGACACCCCGAAGGACCCCGGTCCGTGGGAGGGGGAGCTGCGCAACATGTGGAAGCCGACCCAGGTGAGCAACCTGTGGTTCCACGGCGGCAACCTGCACCAGTCGCGGCACTACTCCAAGTACCTCGCGATGCAGCTCAAGGCTCGTCAGGAGGGCATGGACACCCCGGTGTACGCCCTCGCCGAGAGCCACCACACCGGCTGA
- a CDS encoding ABC-F family ATP-binding cassette domain-containing protein, translating into MPAPSLVVRDVRKSYPDRLVLDGLDLVATPGQRVGLIGENGAGKSTLVRLVAGLEQPDSGSITAPDDLGYLAQDSGLRDDATVEEVLTAALAPLHDGVADLERLAGELPGSADAYAQRLEWVEAHDAWDADRRAEVAAHRLGLGALERDKPVRELSGGQRARLALAALLTRRPACLVLDEPTNHLDAEALDFLEAQLISMPGVVLVASHDRMLLERVCTTLVDLDPAHLGTDGRGGRAYSGAYSTYLSAKHDSRRRWEEAFEQQQETLNALRVRTRTTTLDIAHDRPPRDNDKYIYSFKGENVQAQVRRRVRDAEQRIAAIERDLVPKPPVPVDFSGSFDGRRAASLRLRDLSVPGRLHLARLDVAAGEHLLVTGANGTGKSTLLSVLAGRLEAAGDVQVDARSVGFLPQEVRFAVPTRTPRDIYADVDPLRPITDLGLLHPRDLTRPVGVLSEGQRRRLALALLMATPHDLLLLDEPSNHLSPSLVDAVEEAVRRTPVTVLVASHDRWLRSRWQGSVCLVRPPRRGAAERPGS; encoded by the coding sequence GTGCCTGCCCCTTCCCTGGTCGTCCGCGACGTCCGCAAGTCCTACCCCGACCGCCTCGTGCTCGACGGCCTCGACCTGGTGGCCACGCCCGGCCAACGGGTCGGGCTCATCGGCGAGAACGGCGCCGGCAAGTCGACGCTGGTGCGCCTCGTCGCCGGGCTCGAGCAGCCCGACTCCGGCAGCATCACCGCGCCCGACGACCTGGGCTATCTGGCCCAGGACTCGGGCCTGCGCGACGACGCGACCGTCGAGGAGGTGCTGACCGCGGCCCTCGCCCCGCTGCACGACGGCGTGGCCGACCTGGAGCGGCTGGCGGGGGAGCTGCCCGGGTCGGCCGACGCCTACGCGCAGCGGCTGGAGTGGGTCGAGGCGCACGACGCCTGGGACGCCGACCGCCGGGCCGAGGTGGCCGCGCACCGGCTCGGCCTCGGCGCGCTCGAGCGCGACAAGCCGGTGCGGGAGCTGTCGGGCGGCCAGCGTGCTCGGCTCGCGCTCGCGGCCCTGCTCACCCGCCGCCCCGCCTGTCTCGTGCTCGACGAACCCACCAACCATCTCGACGCCGAGGCGCTGGACTTCCTTGAGGCACAACTGATCTCGATGCCGGGTGTCGTCCTGGTCGCGAGCCACGACCGGATGCTGCTGGAGCGCGTGTGCACGACGCTGGTCGACCTCGACCCGGCGCACCTCGGCACCGACGGGCGCGGCGGCCGCGCCTACTCCGGGGCCTACTCCACCTATCTGTCGGCCAAGCACGACAGTCGGCGGCGGTGGGAGGAGGCGTTCGAGCAGCAGCAGGAGACGCTGAACGCGCTGCGTGTCCGCACCCGCACGACGACCCTCGACATCGCGCACGACCGGCCGCCGCGGGACAACGACAAGTACATCTACAGCTTCAAGGGCGAGAACGTGCAGGCCCAGGTGCGTCGTCGGGTGCGTGACGCCGAGCAGCGGATCGCCGCCATCGAGCGAGATCTGGTGCCGAAACCGCCTGTGCCCGTTGACTTCTCAGGGTCGTTCGACGGCCGACGGGCCGCGAGCCTACGCCTTCGTGACCTGTCCGTGCCCGGTCGCCTGCACCTCGCGCGGCTCGACGTCGCCGCGGGCGAGCACCTGCTCGTGACCGGCGCCAACGGCACGGGCAAGTCGACGCTGCTGTCGGTGCTGGCCGGCCGGCTGGAGGCCGCGGGCGACGTGCAGGTCGACGCGCGCTCGGTCGGGTTCCTGCCGCAGGAGGTGCGGTTCGCCGTCCCGACGCGCACGCCGCGCGACATCTACGCCGACGTCGACCCGCTGCGCCCGATCACCGACCTCGGCCTGCTGCACCCGCGCGACCTGACCCGCCCCGTCGGCGTGCTCAGCGAGGGGCAGCGCCGCCGGCTTGCGCTCGCGCTGCTCATGGCCACGCCGCACGACCTGCTGCTGCTCGACGAACCCAGCAACCACCTGTCGCCGAGCCTGGTCGACGCCGTCGAGGAGGCCGTGCGCCGCACGCCGGTCACCGTGCTCGTCGCCAGCCACGACCGCTGGCTCCGGTCGCGCTGGCAGGGGAGCGTCTGCCTCGTCAGGCCGCCGCGACGGGGAGCCGCTGAACGCCCCGGATCGTGA
- a CDS encoding transcriptional regulator has protein sequence MSHATTERTDLGSVAAVTVRDDPRRKAHDLRDLHRRWAETATVPDGVRTAIARAWSRQQPRPSTAPTTHLPDLAVAERRSQATELRTVLPHLESTLLDVASEASNELVVCDAKGFVLWVRGPSEVRRSSERLGFVEGANWSEDAVGTNGLGTAIVDARPIQVFGAEHTDEGHHGWVCTGAPILSPRTGAPAGAITLSGPLASAHPNTVALVSGAVRLAEQVLAAEHRADLDRVRRAAGDLAGGGPVVLVDDDGWVVESEGVSVGDRVWLPGRLHEGRVWSPLLGAIDAERVPGGWALRPVSTRDVRVVLCAGPPARAVVHAAGGTEEVRLTARHAAILAALAAHPDGVSGEELVRAAYDRPVSLVTLRAEVSRLRGRLGPLIDTRPYRLTAPCLVQP, from the coding sequence ATGAGTCACGCCACCACGGAACGCACCGACCTGGGTTCGGTCGCGGCGGTGACGGTGCGCGACGACCCGCGCCGCAAGGCGCACGACCTGCGCGACCTGCACCGCCGGTGGGCGGAGACGGCGACGGTGCCCGACGGCGTACGGACCGCGATCGCGCGGGCGTGGTCGCGCCAGCAGCCGCGGCCCTCGACCGCGCCGACGACGCACCTGCCCGACCTCGCGGTCGCCGAGCGCCGGTCGCAGGCCACCGAGCTGCGCACCGTGCTGCCGCACCTGGAGTCGACGTTGCTCGACGTCGCGTCGGAGGCCAGCAACGAGCTGGTCGTGTGCGACGCGAAGGGGTTCGTGCTCTGGGTGCGCGGCCCGTCCGAGGTGCGTCGCTCCAGCGAGCGCCTGGGCTTCGTCGAGGGCGCCAACTGGAGCGAGGACGCCGTCGGCACCAACGGCCTCGGCACCGCCATCGTCGACGCGCGGCCGATCCAGGTGTTCGGCGCCGAGCACACCGACGAGGGCCACCACGGCTGGGTGTGCACGGGCGCGCCGATCCTCAGCCCGCGCACCGGCGCGCCGGCGGGCGCGATCACCCTGTCCGGGCCGCTCGCGAGCGCTCACCCCAACACCGTCGCCCTCGTGAGCGGAGCCGTGCGGCTCGCCGAGCAGGTGCTGGCCGCGGAGCACCGGGCCGACCTGGATCGCGTACGCCGGGCGGCGGGCGATCTCGCCGGCGGCGGTCCGGTGGTGCTCGTCGACGACGACGGCTGGGTGGTCGAGTCCGAGGGGGTGTCGGTGGGTGACCGGGTGTGGCTGCCGGGCCGGCTGCACGAGGGCCGGGTCTGGTCGCCGCTGCTCGGAGCCATCGACGCCGAGCGGGTGCCCGGCGGCTGGGCGCTGCGCCCGGTCAGCACCCGCGACGTGCGGGTCGTGCTGTGCGCGGGCCCGCCGGCGCGGGCCGTGGTGCACGCGGCCGGCGGCACCGAGGAGGTGCGGCTCACCGCCCGGCACGCCGCGATCCTCGCCGCGCTCGCCGCCCATCCCGACGGGGTGAGCGGGGAGGAGCTGGTGCGGGCGGCGTACGACCGGCCGGTCAGCCTGGTCACGCTGCGCGCCGAGGTGTCGCGGCTGCGCGGCCGGCTCGGGCCGCTGATCGACACGCGGCCGTACCGCCTGACCGCGCCCTGCCTCGTCCAGCCCTGA
- a CDS encoding helix-turn-helix transcriptional regulator, with protein sequence MPAFPVADQPLVGRDADLAELVERLEAGTSSVVLLGGDAGVGKTRLLTELTARAQESGALVLLGHCLDLGDSGAPYLPLVEMFTRLHHDEPERVAELAQAYPRLAPLLPESVRAETSAADPAGFFTEVLAALGALATDRPVLVLLEDAHWADRSTRELLTFLLSRRFAGPVQLVVSYRADDLHRRHPLRRNLAEWARLPGVHRQTLAPLADDDIRALLGLLAPDQPLPGKTAEIVRRAAGNPFFAEELLAAQCLGDSGLPDDLADLLLVRVDALGDDAREVVRVASAAGRAVDHELLARASGLEPTVLDAGLRALLDAQVLTATSSGFAFRHALLADAVYDDLLPGERLRLHGAYVDALQEAEASASGDARQGLAAAIARHARAAGRRDVAVTAAVQAGDEAAAASGPADAAQLYQHALELVLADPGLPTPLSPFEITLRAASALVDSGDPYRAFDLLSDLDASGSSALDQGRLALCLAEAHLLTDAPESMAPRLQSAIEALAGEPSAVLASLHAKRARALFDDDDFEGSAQAADEATQLARELQLPSVTADALTTLARLDSIAGLGERSLERLDEVVRQAAATGDVEAELRARHQRHRVLARLDDHVGARDEAAAAVRRAGELGSATNWFALDCRILAALFAVLTGDWRLADEMLDVRRLGVRESPTTAPLTAIDMALAAARGERETVLDRVETIRPAWEREMMVSMHGGGAAIDVLGRDGDIEAMLELHDEVVGTVRRVWHMRSFDARIRLSAVVIGHLATARIDQRDDRRRGDRRRDRSDVVAELAATAEDVAALRADESSLGLESRAWLARARAERLRHDWGGQGAPPPELIERLRESAELFTDASFPYEQARVRVLLAEVLAAAGDQPGARAEAATARDLALELGARGVLERVGHRGKAPRAPAGSGSAPELTPREREVLALVARGHTNGEIAKELFISTKTASVHVSNILAKLGAATRTEAATLATKQGLLGE encoded by the coding sequence GTGCCCGCGTTCCCCGTCGCCGACCAGCCGCTGGTCGGCCGTGACGCCGACCTGGCCGAGCTCGTCGAGCGGCTCGAGGCGGGCACCTCCTCGGTCGTGCTGCTCGGCGGCGACGCCGGCGTCGGCAAGACCCGGCTGCTGACCGAGCTCACCGCGCGGGCCCAGGAGTCGGGGGCGCTGGTGCTGCTCGGGCACTGCCTCGACCTTGGCGACTCGGGCGCGCCCTACCTCCCGCTCGTCGAGATGTTCACCCGGCTGCACCACGACGAGCCCGAGCGGGTCGCCGAGCTGGCGCAGGCATACCCCCGGCTGGCGCCGCTGCTGCCCGAGTCGGTGCGTGCCGAGACCTCGGCCGCCGACCCGGCCGGGTTCTTCACCGAGGTGCTCGCCGCCCTCGGCGCACTCGCGACCGACCGGCCGGTGCTGGTGCTGCTCGAGGACGCCCACTGGGCCGACCGGTCCACCCGCGAGCTGCTGACCTTCCTGCTGAGCCGGCGGTTCGCGGGGCCGGTGCAGCTCGTGGTGTCCTACCGCGCCGACGACCTGCACCGCCGCCACCCGCTGCGCCGCAACCTCGCCGAGTGGGCGCGGCTGCCCGGGGTGCACCGCCAGACGCTGGCGCCGCTCGCCGACGACGACATCCGGGCGCTGCTCGGGCTGCTCGCGCCCGACCAGCCGCTGCCGGGGAAGACCGCCGAGATCGTGCGCCGCGCCGCGGGCAACCCGTTCTTCGCCGAGGAGCTGCTGGCCGCGCAGTGCCTGGGCGACAGCGGCCTGCCCGACGACCTCGCCGACCTGCTGCTGGTGCGCGTCGACGCGCTCGGTGACGACGCGCGCGAGGTGGTGCGGGTGGCCTCGGCGGCGGGGCGTGCGGTCGACCACGAGCTGCTGGCGCGGGCGAGCGGGCTCGAGCCGACCGTGCTCGACGCCGGCCTGCGCGCGCTGCTCGACGCCCAGGTGCTCACCGCCACCAGCAGCGGCTTCGCCTTCCGCCACGCGCTGCTGGCCGACGCGGTCTACGACGACCTGCTGCCCGGCGAGCGGCTGCGGCTGCACGGTGCCTATGTCGACGCGCTGCAGGAGGCCGAGGCGAGCGCCTCCGGCGACGCCCGGCAGGGGCTGGCGGCGGCGATCGCCCGGCACGCGCGCGCGGCGGGGCGGCGCGACGTCGCGGTGACCGCGGCCGTCCAGGCGGGCGACGAGGCGGCGGCGGCCAGCGGCCCGGCCGACGCGGCCCAGCTCTACCAGCACGCGCTCGAGCTGGTGCTCGCCGACCCGGGCCTGCCGACGCCGCTGTCGCCCTTCGAGATCACCCTGCGCGCCGCGAGCGCGCTGGTCGACTCCGGCGACCCCTACCGGGCGTTCGACCTGCTGTCCGACCTCGACGCGTCCGGGTCCAGCGCGCTCGACCAGGGACGGCTCGCGCTCTGCCTCGCCGAGGCGCACCTGCTCACCGACGCGCCCGAGTCGATGGCGCCGCGGCTGCAGTCGGCGATCGAGGCCCTGGCCGGCGAGCCGTCCGCCGTCCTCGCGAGCCTGCACGCCAAGCGCGCCCGGGCGCTGTTCGACGACGACGACTTCGAGGGGTCGGCGCAGGCCGCCGACGAGGCCACCCAGCTCGCGCGCGAGCTCCAGCTGCCGTCCGTGACGGCCGACGCCCTCACCACCCTGGCGCGCCTCGACTCGATCGCCGGCCTCGGCGAGCGGTCGCTCGAGCGGCTCGACGAGGTGGTCCGGCAGGCCGCGGCCACCGGTGACGTCGAGGCCGAGCTGCGCGCCCGGCACCAGCGGCACCGGGTGCTGGCCCGGCTCGATGACCACGTGGGCGCGCGCGACGAAGCTGCCGCGGCCGTACGTCGGGCTGGCGAGCTCGGCTCCGCCACCAACTGGTTCGCGCTCGACTGCCGGATCCTCGCCGCGCTGTTCGCGGTGCTCACCGGCGACTGGCGGCTCGCCGACGAGATGCTCGACGTACGCCGTCTCGGAGTGCGCGAGAGCCCCACCACCGCGCCGCTCACCGCGATCGACATGGCGCTCGCCGCCGCGCGCGGCGAGCGCGAGACGGTGCTCGACCGGGTCGAGACGATCCGGCCCGCGTGGGAGCGGGAGATGATGGTGAGCATGCACGGCGGCGGTGCCGCCATCGACGTGCTGGGGCGCGACGGCGACATCGAGGCGATGCTCGAGCTGCACGACGAGGTCGTCGGCACGGTGCGCCGCGTCTGGCACATGCGCTCGTTCGACGCGCGGATCCGGCTGTCGGCGGTGGTGATCGGCCACCTCGCGACCGCGCGCATCGACCAGCGTGACGACCGGCGGCGCGGCGACCGGCGGCGCGACCGGTCCGACGTGGTCGCCGAGCTCGCCGCCACCGCCGAGGACGTCGCCGCGTTGCGCGCCGACGAGAGCTCGCTCGGTCTGGAGTCGCGTGCCTGGTTGGCGCGGGCGCGGGCCGAGCGGCTGCGGCACGACTGGGGCGGTCAGGGCGCGCCGCCGCCCGAGCTGATCGAGCGGCTGCGCGAGAGCGCCGAGCTGTTCACCGACGCGAGCTTCCCCTACGAGCAGGCCCGCGTCAGGGTGCTGCTCGCCGAGGTGCTCGCCGCCGCGGGAGACCAGCCCGGCGCCCGCGCCGAGGCCGCCACCGCCCGCGACCTGGCCCTCGAGCTCGGCGCGCGCGGGGTGCTCGAACGCGTCGGCCACCGCGGCAAGGCTCCCCGCGCCCCCGCCGGTTCCGGCTCCGCCCCTGAGCTCACCCCGCGCGAGCGCGAGGTGCTCGCGCTCGTCGCGCGCGGGCACACCAACGGGGAGATCGCCAAGGAGCTGTTCATCAGCACCAAGACGGCGAGCGTCCACGTGTCCAACATCCTCGCCAAGCTCGGCGCCGCCACCCGCACCGAAGCCGCCACCCTCGCGACCAAGCAGGGACTGCTGGGGGAGTAG
- the glmS gene encoding glutamine--fructose-6-phosphate transaminase (isomerizing), with amino-acid sequence MCGIVGYIGGQPAAPILVEGLARLEYRGYDSAGIGVLTSGKPKVLRTVGRVRDLEASLPKRLTGTVGIGHTRWATHGPASEENAHPHASADGRILLVHNGILDNATALRERLTAEGVTLHSDTDTEVLAHLVAAAEGDSLEEQVLAALRQVTGTYAIAVASADQPDRVVVARNGSPLVLGIGEHEMFVASDVAALVRHTSQVVHLDEGELATVTRDGFHTFTADATSTTKTPETIDVEAEQWERGGHEHFMHKEMHEQPETLQRMLSGRLDDRFATARLDGLQLEPRELRAFRRVKVLGCGSAYYVGQMGASMIEDLARIPADAEAASEFRYRNPIIEPDTLYVAVSQSGETADTLFAVREIQRKGGRVVGLVNVVGSSIARECDGGVYLHAGPEVAVASTKALTHMGIGFALLAVALGRVRDLSFADGQRIINGLKQIPDQVGEILEQEDAIATVAKRIADAQSMFFVGRVRGYPVAREGAQKLKEISYRHAEAYQTSELKHGPLALISPELPTVAIVPDDELLDRNLGACHEIAARRGPLVVVTHEGVELGDLRGDRIDVPRNEPELDPLLLTIPLQLLAYHAALALGHDIDKPRNLAKSVTVE; translated from the coding sequence ATGTGCGGGATCGTGGGATACATCGGCGGGCAGCCGGCTGCGCCGATCTTGGTCGAGGGGCTGGCGCGGCTGGAGTACCGCGGCTACGACTCGGCCGGCATCGGCGTCCTGACGTCGGGCAAGCCGAAGGTGCTGCGCACCGTGGGGCGGGTGCGCGACCTGGAGGCGTCGCTGCCGAAGCGGCTCACCGGGACGGTCGGCATCGGCCACACGCGGTGGGCGACGCACGGCCCCGCCAGCGAGGAGAACGCCCACCCGCACGCCAGCGCCGACGGCCGGATCTTGTTGGTGCACAACGGAATTCTCGACAACGCGACCGCGCTCCGGGAGCGGCTGACCGCCGAGGGCGTGACGCTGCACTCCGACACCGACACCGAGGTGCTGGCGCACCTGGTGGCGGCCGCCGAGGGCGACTCGCTCGAGGAGCAGGTGCTCGCCGCGCTGCGCCAGGTGACGGGGACGTACGCCATCGCCGTCGCGAGCGCCGACCAGCCCGACCGGGTCGTGGTCGCCCGCAACGGGTCGCCGCTCGTGCTCGGCATCGGCGAGCACGAGATGTTCGTGGCGAGCGACGTGGCGGCGCTGGTGCGTCACACCAGCCAGGTCGTGCACCTCGACGAGGGTGAGCTCGCGACCGTGACGCGCGACGGGTTCCACACCTTCACCGCCGACGCGACCTCGACCACCAAGACGCCCGAGACGATCGACGTCGAGGCCGAGCAGTGGGAGCGCGGCGGCCACGAGCACTTCATGCACAAGGAGATGCACGAGCAGCCGGAGACGCTGCAGCGCATGCTGTCGGGTCGGCTCGACGACCGGTTCGCGACCGCCCGGCTCGACGGGCTGCAGCTGGAGCCGCGCGAGCTGCGCGCGTTCCGGCGGGTCAAGGTGCTGGGCTGCGGCTCGGCCTACTACGTCGGGCAGATGGGCGCCTCGATGATCGAGGACCTCGCGCGCATCCCGGCCGACGCCGAGGCGGCCAGCGAGTTCCGCTACCGCAACCCGATCATCGAGCCCGACACGCTGTACGTCGCGGTCAGCCAGTCCGGCGAGACCGCCGACACGCTGTTCGCGGTGCGCGAGATCCAGCGCAAGGGCGGCCGGGTCGTCGGGCTGGTCAACGTGGTGGGCTCCTCCATCGCGCGCGAGTGTGACGGCGGGGTCTACCTGCACGCCGGTCCGGAGGTCGCGGTGGCCTCGACGAAGGCGCTGACGCACATGGGCATCGGCTTCGCGCTGCTCGCGGTCGCGCTGGGTCGCGTGCGTGACCTGTCGTTCGCTGATGGTCAGCGAATCATCAACGGACTCAAGCAGATTCCGGATCAGGTCGGCGAGATCCTCGAGCAGGAGGACGCCATCGCCACCGTCGCGAAGCGCATCGCCGACGCGCAGAGCATGTTCTTCGTCGGGCGCGTGCGCGGATACCCCGTGGCGCGCGAGGGGGCGCAGAAGCTGAAGGAGATCTCCTACCGCCACGCCGAGGCCTACCAGACCTCCGAGCTGAAGCACGGGCCGCTCGCGCTGATCTCGCCGGAGCTGCCGACCGTCGCGATCGTGCCCGACGACGAGCTGCTCGACCGCAACCTGGGCGCCTGCCACGAGATCGCCGCACGCCGCGGCCCGCTCGTGGTCGTCACGCACGAGGGTGTCGAGCTGGGCGACCTGCGCGGCGACCGGATCGACGTGCCGCGCAACGAGCCCGAGCTCGACCCGCTGCTGCTGACGATCCCGCTGCAGCTGCTGGCCTACCACGCGGCGCTCGCGCTGGGCCACGACATCGACAAGCCGCGCAACCTGGCGAAGTCGGTGACGGTGGAGTAG
- a CDS encoding HU family DNA-binding protein, whose translation MPDAELVQRVAASTGLSAAEADRVIADVLAFYDETTEAYVRRRHAELQTYGVRNPEIFARLAEELGERRVAAPQLSERQLRRIVYG comes from the coding sequence GTGCCCGATGCCGAACTCGTCCAGCGCGTCGCCGCGTCCACCGGACTCAGCGCCGCCGAGGCCGACCGGGTGATCGCCGACGTCCTGGCGTTCTACGACGAGACGACGGAGGCGTACGTCCGGCGTCGGCACGCCGAGCTGCAGACCTACGGGGTGCGCAACCCCGAGATCTTCGCCCGGCTGGCCGAGGAGCTGGGCGAGCGCCGCGTCGCCGCACCGCAGCTGAGCGAACGCCAGCTGCGCCGGATCGTCTACGGCTGA
- a CDS encoding cytochrome P450, producing the protein MQAPTLAELRMIRTFATTMYAEKAKRRYAAWVQGDPLARAGLAPWHENPYPMYEQVRARGALSKTRVPGVRVSMDHDLCAAVLKSRDFGSVGREAPGRESGEIDLSLLDMNPPDHTRVRRVAAPAFTPRRMAAYETSIEKTVHQLLDDAERQGSFDLQRALSAPLPITVISELLGVPDADSDTFLRYGTALGSALDGIQSMRHARRAYEAKYALERMFGRLIEERRTDPRDDMITLLSQQEGQAIKASEMLPLCQLLLVAGFETTVNLIGNAVHQLLRHPDQWELLVADPEGRAPGVVEETLRFEAPVQFTSRVAMNDTEIHGHEVPKDRWVLIGLGGTGRDPKTFARPHEFDITRTDNADHLAFSSGIHYCVGAPLARLEAQVALRLLAERMPRLHLTGDVPIRRSVTIRGVQRLPVAAA; encoded by the coding sequence ATGCAGGCACCGACGCTCGCCGAGCTGCGGATGATCCGCACCTTCGCCACCACGATGTACGCCGAGAAGGCCAAGCGGCGCTACGCCGCCTGGGTGCAGGGTGACCCGTTGGCGCGGGCCGGGCTGGCGCCGTGGCACGAGAACCCCTACCCGATGTACGAGCAGGTCCGCGCCCGCGGCGCGCTCAGCAAGACCCGGGTCCCGGGCGTGCGGGTGAGCATGGACCACGACCTGTGCGCGGCGGTGCTCAAGAGCCGCGACTTCGGCTCGGTCGGCCGCGAGGCCCCCGGTCGCGAGAGCGGCGAGATCGACCTGTCGCTGCTGGACATGAACCCGCCCGACCACACCCGCGTGCGGCGGGTGGCGGCGCCGGCGTTCACGCCGCGGCGGATGGCGGCGTACGAGACCAGCATCGAGAAGACCGTGCACCAGCTGCTCGACGACGCCGAGCGGCAGGGCAGCTTCGACCTGCAGCGGGCGCTGTCGGCGCCGCTGCCGATCACCGTCATCAGCGAGCTGCTGGGCGTGCCCGACGCCGACTCCGACACGTTCCTGCGCTACGGCACGGCGCTGGGCAGCGCGCTCGACGGCATCCAGTCGATGCGGCACGCGCGCCGGGCGTACGAGGCGAAGTACGCGCTGGAGCGCATGTTCGGGCGGCTCATCGAGGAGCGGCGCACCGACCCGCGCGACGACATGATCACCCTGCTCAGCCAGCAGGAGGGCCAGGCGATCAAGGCCAGCGAGATGCTGCCGCTGTGCCAGCTGCTGCTCGTGGCAGGGTTCGAGACCACGGTCAACCTCATCGGCAACGCCGTGCACCAGCTGCTGCGCCACCCCGACCAGTGGGAGCTGCTGGTCGCCGACCCCGAGGGTCGCGCGCCGGGGGTGGTCGAGGAGACGCTGCGGTTCGAGGCGCCGGTGCAGTTCACCTCGCGAGTTGCCATGAACGACACCGAGATTCACGGTCACGAGGTGCCCAAGGACCGTTGGGTGCTGATCGGCCTCGGCGGCACCGGCCGCGACCCCAAGACGTTCGCGCGGCCGCACGAGTTCGACATCACCCGCACCGACAACGCCGACCACCTCGCCTTCTCCAGCGGCATCCACTACTGCGTCGGCGCGCCGCTCGCCCGGCTCGAGGCGCAGGTCGCGCTGCGGCTGCTCGCCGAGCGGATGCCGCGGCTGCACCTCACCGGCGACGTGCCGATCCGGCGGTCGGTCACGATCCGGGGCGTTCAGCGGCTCCCCGTCGCGGCGGCCTGA